One region of Etheostoma cragini isolate CJK2018 chromosome 16, CSU_Ecrag_1.0, whole genome shotgun sequence genomic DNA includes:
- the cldn5b gene encoding claudin-5b yields MLAACLEFLGLALCVTGSLLAMVACGLPMWKVTAFIESNIVVAQTIWDGLWMTCVVQSTGQMQCKVHDSVLALAQDLQTARALTVISAVLGVVALAVTVAGAQCTTCIRDEAVKAKVVNAGGIVYIVSALFMLVPLCWMANNIIVDFYSPQVPPSKKREIGAAIYIGWAATALLLLGGTLLCCSFSQGVRGAHPRYAPTKTVSANGDLSLKKHYV; encoded by the coding sequence ATGCTTGCTGCGTGTCTGGAGTTCCTGGGCTTGGCGCTGTGCGTCACGGGCTCGCTGCTCGCGATGGTCGCGTGCGGGCTGCCCATGTGGAAGGTGACCGCCTTCATCGAGTCCAACATCGTGGTGGCGCAGACCATCTGGGACGGCCTGTGGATGACGTGCGTGGTGCAGAGCACCGGGCAGATGCAGTGCAAGGTGCACGACTCGGTGCTGGCGCTGGCGCAGGACCTGCAGACGGCCCGCGCGCTCACCGTCATCTCCGCCGTGCTGGGGGTCGTGGCGCTCGCGGTGACGGTCGCCGGGGCGCAGTGCACCACCTGCATCCGGGACGAGGCGGTGAAGGCGAAGGTGGTGAACGCCGGGGGCATCGTGTACATCGTGAGCGCGCTCTTCATGCTGGTCCCGCTCTGCTGGATGGCCAACAACATCATAGTGGACTTCTACAGTCCGCAGGTCCCGCCCTCCAAGAAGCGCGAGATCGGCGCGGCGATCTACATCGGCTGGGCCGCCacggcgctgctgctgctcggGGGGACCCTGCTCTGCTGCTCCTTCTCCCAGGGGGTCCGGGGCGCCCACCCGAGGTACGCCCCCACCAAGACGGTCTCAGCCAACGGGGATCTGAGCCTTAAGAAGCATTACGTATGA